The Candidatus Poribacteria bacterium genome segment TACGCTGTGGCTGTCCATGCGTTGTCAATGATTCCGGTTAGCCCCGGCGATCAGGTTGCAGTGATTGGGAGCGGACCTATCGGGCTGACCATTGCTCAGATGGCAGATTTGGCGGGTGCAGAATCGGTTGCCATTTTGGGCAAGCCGGACGGTCCCTTGCAGATTGCAAAGCAGATGCTTGGTGCGATTCCGATAAATGTTGATACCACCGATCCGGTCGAGGAGGTCAAGGCATGGACCAAGGGTCGGGGTGCGACCGTTGTCTTTGAAGCGGTGGGTGGTCGATCCAACACGTTGATGCAGGCAACTGAAATTGCTGCCAAGCGCGGGAGGATCTGCATGGTGGGTGGTCATGTTGCCCCTTTTTCGTTAGATGCCCGGTACGCCCGTAGCCGTGAGCTGACGGTGACATGGGCTTTCTGTTATGGACGACGTGAGGGGGAGAAGGAGTTCCAGATTGCCTTAAACCTGATGGGAGCGGGCAAACTTGACCCCGCACCGTTGATTACGCATCGTTTTCCTCTCGATGAGATTAGGGAGGCGTTTGCTGTGGCGGCTGGACGGGACACACACGGTTCGGTGAAGGTTTTGGTGCTGCCTTAGCGGATTAAAAGATATTGCAGTGATATTGCCTATCCCATCAGAGTTGAACGGCTGATCCTTCTGCTCCGAAACCAACCACGCTCGATAGCGTTGACAACGACCAAAGTCAGTGTTACGTCATACCGTGCCGGCTCTGTGATGATTCGGCTCGCGTCAAC includes the following:
- a CDS encoding alcohol dehydrogenase catalytic domain-containing protein, with translation MKAARFYGGEDIRLETLPDPMPGPGEVLVQVEATGICGSDLHGYHATPPKSLAPRTAGHELTGEVMALGSGDVKHKVGARVAVEPTIPCNECPECLSGNYNICSKLVHIGGTARGGGFAEYMVAPKDNVYSLPDNVSFEAGALAEVYAVAVHALSMIPVSPGDQVAVIGSGPIGLTIAQMADLAGAESVAILGKPDGPLQIAKQMLGAIPINVDTTDPVEEVKAWTKGRGATVVFEAVGGRSNTLMQATEIAAKRGRICMVGGHVAPFSLDARYARSRELTVTWAFCYGRREGEKEFQIALNLMGAGKLDPAPLITHRFPLDEIREAFAVAAGRDTHGSVKVLVLP